A genomic window from Streptomyces sp. NBC_00234 includes:
- a CDS encoding acyltransferase family protein, translating into MRFWAALVVVLYHLSRGVGEIPGISQTVWYGRSGVTFFFVLSGFVLAWTYDGNRVPVRVFLWRRFARIWPLFALTTALSVVVWLVFGNPVSKKAVAVSFTLLHAWVLDPVIAKGGNPAGWSLSDEAFFYVCFPLLLAMLAGRTPRTWLAVACGVFAATLAVWVLASQIADPTTRSLTLDYLPATRILQFILGIVAGLAVKRGWRPPVSLPVAALLVLGWHLALIPWSDAVSDREWYGAYSASQLLAGPVFALLVASAAHADVHNLRTTLSGPWMVRLGHWSFAWYLVHEIVIRIVLGTAGRPDPDSLPAIAATWLVILVTSQVLAGILYVYVERPAERAIRRLGPGGSSTRRLRQSRQSEQRDSTLSGG; encoded by the coding sequence TTGCGCTTTTGGGCCGCCCTCGTCGTGGTGCTCTACCACCTCTCCCGCGGGGTCGGCGAGATACCCGGGATCAGCCAGACCGTGTGGTACGGGCGCTCCGGCGTGACCTTCTTCTTCGTGCTCTCCGGATTCGTCCTCGCATGGACCTACGACGGCAACCGCGTGCCGGTCCGGGTCTTTCTCTGGCGTCGATTCGCCCGCATCTGGCCGCTGTTCGCGCTGACGACGGCGCTGTCCGTCGTCGTCTGGCTCGTGTTCGGCAATCCGGTGTCGAAGAAGGCCGTCGCCGTGTCGTTCACGCTCCTGCACGCCTGGGTGCTCGACCCCGTCATCGCCAAGGGCGGCAACCCCGCAGGCTGGTCGCTGAGCGACGAGGCGTTCTTCTACGTCTGCTTCCCGCTCCTGCTCGCCATGCTCGCAGGCCGCACGCCGCGCACCTGGCTCGCTGTCGCGTGCGGTGTGTTCGCGGCGACGCTGGCGGTGTGGGTCCTCGCCTCGCAGATCGCCGACCCCACGACGCGCAGCCTGACCCTGGACTACCTTCCGGCAACCCGGATCCTGCAGTTCATCCTCGGTATCGTCGCCGGTCTCGCGGTCAAGAGGGGGTGGCGTCCGCCCGTGTCGCTGCCGGTCGCCGCGCTCCTGGTGCTCGGCTGGCACCTTGCGCTGATCCCCTGGTCCGACGCGGTGTCCGACCGCGAGTGGTACGGCGCCTACAGCGCGTCCCAGCTGCTGGCCGGGCCCGTCTTCGCCCTCCTCGTGGCCTCGGCGGCCCACGCCGACGTCCACAACCTGCGGACAACGCTGAGCGGCCCCTGGATGGTCCGGCTGGGGCACTGGTCGTTCGCCTGGTACCTGGTGCACGAGATCGTGATCCGGATCGTGCTGGGCACGGCGGGACGCCCGGATCCGGACTCCCTTCCCGCGATCGCCGCTACGTGGCTGGTCATCCTCGTCACCAGCCAGGTGCTCGCCGGCATCCTCTACGTGTACGTCGAGCGCCCGGCGGAGCGTGCAATCCGTCGGCTGGGTCCAGGCGGGAGCAGTACGCGCAGACTGCGGCAGAGCCGGCAGAGCGAGCAGCGCGATTCGACCCTGAGCGGCGGCTGA
- a CDS encoding N,N-dimethylformamidase beta subunit family domain-containing protein — MSRVSRRTAIGALGLGTAAAAGYGLRDKLIPAQASAVPHDALSGENPVVRENGLSGSRSWELGRQHTRKATDLDPRVQGYASVSSVSPGESVDFHVSVRPAHDFTVAVYRLGHYAGKGARRLATSPRLSGTPQPVPTSDSRNGMISCGWPVSWTLEIPGSWISGAYLAVFTTVDGYRSYTPFVVREPERRSDILVVLPFTTYQAYNLWPEDGRTGKNLYRGFLPNGEVGGFTERAVNVSFDRPYAQFGLPRWFDLDTAFIRWAEAEGYDVTYASSTDLHDGRIDPARHRAIVFPGHDEYWSQAMRDTASKAVAHGTHLAFLAANNVYFRIRLEDSAAGRAHRVIACYKQDSEAYVERAERAERNAEREERTDKWRMLTADGSRAEQGLLGVQFSGILAPPVPLVVDNADHWLWEGTGLRDGDAIPGMVSIEADGYQAGFPQPAGVEQTLLSASPYQDRLGRGARMQNTSVCVDGRGTMVFVAGTFQWPLALHVEGKVDKRIRTATKNLLDRMVR; from the coding sequence ATGTCTCGTGTGTCCCGCCGTACCGCGATAGGCGCCCTCGGTCTGGGGACCGCAGCCGCAGCAGGCTACGGCCTACGCGACAAACTGATCCCGGCCCAGGCGTCCGCCGTCCCGCACGACGCCCTCTCAGGAGAAAACCCCGTCGTACGCGAGAACGGCCTTTCCGGCTCGCGCAGCTGGGAACTGGGTCGTCAGCACACGCGCAAGGCGACCGATCTCGACCCGCGTGTCCAGGGCTACGCCTCGGTCAGCTCGGTGAGTCCGGGCGAGTCGGTGGACTTCCATGTGTCGGTACGGCCGGCACATGACTTCACCGTCGCCGTCTACCGGCTCGGCCACTATGCGGGCAAGGGCGCCAGGCGCCTTGCGACGAGCCCCCGGCTGAGCGGCACCCCCCAGCCAGTCCCCACGTCGGACTCCCGCAATGGGATGATCAGTTGCGGCTGGCCGGTCTCGTGGACGCTTGAGATACCCGGGAGCTGGATATCCGGCGCGTATCTCGCCGTCTTCACCACCGTCGACGGATACCGCAGCTACACACCGTTCGTGGTCCGCGAGCCCGAGCGCCGGTCGGACATCCTGGTCGTGCTGCCCTTCACGACCTACCAGGCATACAACCTGTGGCCGGAGGACGGGCGGACCGGCAAGAACCTCTACCGCGGCTTTCTGCCGAACGGCGAGGTCGGCGGATTCACCGAGCGCGCCGTGAACGTGTCGTTCGACCGCCCCTACGCCCAGTTCGGTCTCCCCCGCTGGTTCGACCTCGACACCGCCTTCATCCGCTGGGCGGAGGCGGAGGGTTACGACGTGACCTACGCCTCCAGCACGGACCTGCACGACGGGCGGATCGATCCCGCCCGGCACCGCGCGATCGTCTTCCCGGGCCACGACGAGTACTGGTCGCAGGCCATGCGCGACACGGCCTCGAAGGCCGTCGCGCACGGCACCCATCTCGCCTTCCTCGCCGCGAACAACGTCTACTTCCGCATCCGGCTGGAGGACTCCGCCGCCGGGCGGGCCCATCGCGTCATCGCCTGCTACAAGCAGGACTCCGAAGCGTATGTGGAGAGGGCGGAGAGGGCGGAGCGGAATGCGGAGAGGGAGGAGCGGACCGACAAGTGGCGGATGCTGACGGCCGACGGCAGCCGCGCCGAGCAGGGCCTGCTCGGCGTGCAGTTCAGCGGCATCCTCGCGCCGCCCGTCCCCCTCGTGGTCGACAACGCCGACCACTGGTTGTGGGAGGGGACAGGTCTGCGCGACGGAGATGCGATCCCGGGCATGGTGTCCATCGAGGCCGACGGCTACCAGGCCGGCTTTCCCCAGCCCGCGGGTGTCGAGCAGACTCTCCTGTCGGCCTCGCCTTACCAGGACCGGTTGGGCCGCGGAGCGCGGATGCAGAACACGAGCGTGTGCGTGGACGGCCGCGGCACGATGGTCTTCGTCGCCGGCACCTTCCAGTGGCCGCTCGCCCTCCATGTCGAGGGCAAGGTCGACAAGCGGATCCGCACGGCGACGAAGAACCTGCTGGACCGCATGGTCCGCTGA
- a CDS encoding nucleotide sugar dehydrogenase — translation MNICVVALGKIGLPLAVQFAAKGHKVIGADVNEKVVELVNAATEPFPGEHDLDAKLKETVAAGLLSATTDTTAAVAASDAVVVVVPLFVDAEGIPDFGWMDSATKAIAAGLKPGTLVSYETTLPVGTTRTRWAPMLAEGSGLTPGEDFHVVFSPERVLTGRVFADLRRYPKLVGGIDEASSQRGVEFYEAVLDFDDREDLPRPNGVWDLGTAEASELAKLAETTYRDVNIGLANQFARFADKNDIDVKKVIEACNSQPYSHIHQPGIAVGGHCIPIYPRMYLWNDPEATVVRSAREANAAMPEYAVDLLAAAYGDLDGAGVLVLGAAYRGGVKETAFSGVFGVVEALKARGAMPFVSDPMYTPEELTAHGLVPHEGQAVTAAILQADHAEYRELSAADMPDVRVLVDGRRTTDPANWEGVRRVVIGG, via the coding sequence ATGAACATCTGTGTAGTCGCGCTCGGCAAGATCGGTCTTCCGCTCGCCGTGCAGTTCGCCGCCAAGGGCCACAAGGTCATCGGCGCGGATGTCAACGAGAAGGTCGTCGAGCTGGTCAACGCGGCCACCGAACCGTTCCCCGGCGAGCACGACCTCGACGCCAAGCTCAAGGAGACGGTGGCGGCGGGCCTGCTGTCCGCGACGACGGACACGACGGCCGCGGTCGCCGCCTCCGACGCCGTCGTGGTCGTCGTCCCGCTCTTCGTGGACGCCGAGGGCATCCCCGACTTCGGCTGGATGGACTCGGCGACGAAGGCCATCGCGGCTGGCCTGAAGCCCGGCACCCTCGTCTCGTACGAGACCACCCTGCCGGTCGGCACGACCCGTACCCGCTGGGCGCCGATGCTCGCCGAGGGCTCCGGCCTCACCCCGGGCGAGGACTTCCACGTCGTCTTCTCCCCGGAGCGCGTGCTCACGGGCCGCGTCTTCGCGGACCTGCGCCGGTACCCGAAGCTCGTGGGCGGCATCGACGAGGCGTCGTCGCAGCGCGGCGTCGAGTTCTACGAGGCCGTCCTCGACTTCGACGACCGCGAGGACCTGCCGCGGCCGAACGGCGTGTGGGACCTCGGCACGGCGGAGGCATCGGAGCTCGCCAAGCTCGCCGAGACGACCTACCGCGACGTCAACATCGGTCTGGCCAACCAGTTCGCCCGGTTCGCCGACAAGAACGACATCGACGTCAAGAAGGTCATCGAGGCCTGCAACAGCCAGCCGTACAGCCACATCCACCAGCCCGGCATCGCCGTCGGCGGCCACTGCATCCCGATCTACCCGCGGATGTACTTGTGGAACGACCCGGAGGCGACCGTCGTGCGCTCGGCCCGTGAGGCCAACGCCGCGATGCCCGAGTACGCCGTGGACCTGCTGGCCGCCGCCTACGGTGACCTGGACGGCGCCGGCGTGCTGGTACTCGGCGCCGCCTACCGCGGCGGCGTCAAGGAGACGGCTTTCTCCGGCGTCTTCGGCGTCGTCGAGGCACTGAAGGCGCGCGGCGCGATGCCCTTCGTCTCGGACCCGATGTACACGCCCGAGGAACTGACCGCGCACGGACTCGTCCCGCACGAGGGCCAGGCCGTCACGGCGGCGATTCTCCAGGCCGACCACGCCGAGTACCGTGAGCTCTCCGCAGCCGACATGCCGGACGTCCGCGTACTCGTCGACGGGCGCCGTACGACGGACCCGGCCAACTGGGAGGGCGTCCGCCGAGTCGTCATCGGCGGCTGA
- a CDS encoding glycosyltransferase family 2 protein, with product MTVVPDVTVVVAVYNTMPYLTECLNSLVGQSIGLDRLEVVAVDDGSTDESSAELDRFAEKYPGTVKVIHQANSGGPAAPSNRALDVATGRFVYFIGSDDYLGAEALERMVSYADEHGSDVVIGKMVGTNGRYVQQKLYAKNDPDISLYDSNLPFALANTKLFRRELVEKHHLRFPEDLPVGSDQPFTIEACVRARKISVLSDYTFYYAVKRGDASNITYRANHLARLRCTTSIMKHVASLIEAGPQRDALFKRHFTWEIAKLVQGDFPALEPAVRREVCAGIAALADEYLSDALRDALDVKRRVRICLAQAGAVDELIQAITEEAEHGAPPFHLEGGRAFARYPGFRDEALGLSDRCYELVGEAVPGRLSKGTELVVAQWDQTGEDLRLDVTVRIGVTGDNGSAAVRLVTGAMPKSADKPGARRLPPGHRLPAIEGRFTRCVTEDGQATALRGLIPIQSVKSKRGVRVYVDVAGSTYEIPVRTDGLPMPLARRWGRANPYRVAASPNTKGRLVITTAPLWESESGKGPRLRRMLSRLKRK from the coding sequence ATGACCGTCGTACCTGACGTCACTGTCGTCGTCGCTGTCTACAACACGATGCCCTACCTGACGGAGTGCCTGAACTCCCTGGTCGGGCAGAGTATCGGCCTCGATCGCCTTGAGGTGGTCGCGGTCGACGACGGTTCGACGGACGAGAGCAGCGCTGAACTCGACCGGTTCGCCGAGAAGTATCCGGGCACGGTCAAGGTCATTCACCAGGCCAACTCGGGAGGGCCCGCAGCCCCCAGCAACCGGGCTCTGGACGTGGCCACGGGCCGGTTCGTGTATTTCATAGGCTCTGACGACTACCTGGGCGCAGAAGCCCTGGAACGGATGGTGTCCTACGCGGACGAGCACGGCTCGGACGTGGTGATCGGCAAAATGGTCGGTACCAACGGCCGTTACGTCCAGCAGAAGCTGTACGCGAAGAACGATCCCGACATCAGCCTGTACGACTCGAATCTGCCCTTCGCGCTGGCGAATACCAAGCTGTTCCGGCGTGAACTGGTTGAAAAGCACCATCTGCGCTTTCCGGAGGATCTGCCGGTCGGCAGCGACCAGCCCTTCACCATCGAGGCGTGTGTCAGAGCCAGGAAGATCTCCGTCCTCTCCGACTACACCTTCTACTACGCGGTGAAGCGCGGTGACGCCAGCAACATCACCTACCGGGCCAATCACCTGGCCCGGCTCCGCTGCACGACCTCGATCATGAAGCACGTCGCCTCTCTCATCGAGGCCGGTCCGCAGCGGGACGCCCTGTTCAAGCGGCATTTCACCTGGGAGATCGCCAAGCTCGTCCAGGGCGATTTTCCGGCCTTGGAGCCGGCCGTCCGCCGCGAAGTGTGTGCAGGTATCGCGGCGCTCGCCGACGAATACCTCAGCGACGCCCTGCGGGACGCCCTGGACGTCAAGCGCCGGGTACGGATCTGTCTGGCGCAGGCGGGTGCTGTCGACGAACTGATCCAGGCGATCACAGAGGAGGCGGAGCACGGTGCGCCGCCGTTCCATCTGGAGGGTGGGCGGGCCTTCGCCCGCTACCCGGGCTTCCGTGACGAGGCGCTGGGTCTCTCCGATCGTTGCTACGAGCTGGTCGGCGAGGCAGTACCCGGGCGGTTGTCGAAGGGTACGGAACTGGTCGTCGCACAGTGGGACCAGACCGGCGAGGACCTGCGTCTGGACGTGACGGTGCGGATCGGTGTCACAGGTGACAACGGCTCCGCCGCCGTGCGTCTCGTGACGGGTGCCATGCCCAAGAGCGCGGACAAACCCGGGGCGCGCCGACTGCCTCCGGGGCACAGACTTCCCGCGATCGAGGGTCGGTTCACTCGCTGCGTCACGGAGGACGGGCAGGCGACCGCGCTGCGGGGCCTCATCCCGATCCAGTCCGTCAAGTCGAAGCGAGGCGTCCGCGTCTACGTCGACGTGGCAGGCTCGACGTATGAGATTCCCGTACGGACCGACGGGCTGCCGATGCCGCTGGCACGCCGGTGGGGGAGGGCGAACCCGTACCGCGTCGCGGCAAGCCCGAACACCAAGGGCCGGCTCGTGATCACCACGGCTCCGTTGTGGGAGAGCGAATCCGGCAAGGGTCCGCGGCTGCGCCGCATGCTGTCCAGGCTGAAGAGGAAGTAA
- a CDS encoding glycosyltransferase family 4 protein, whose translation MAVESLVAELQRSSRGKIVMLVDNGVNGDSRVQKEARSMAAAGWDVVLLGKSPTKKDQRWQLGDAEVRLLHVPTPLHRRRHEYRRAVLRSPLAYRPGPLAAYRKQRMKAWRTELNIQLIQAGREGSALSKLKLLPPRVVSKSLNKWVKLRVKQTDALEQRRKDMKSPLDRFTTAFWLRTMGDRSWRRLDPALWDMELAYGKVIDSLKPDLIHANDFRMLGVGARAKLRSEAKGRPVKLVWDAHEFLPGIKPWNSHPRWHIAQCAYEREFSRYADSVTTVSETLADMLAEQHGLKAKPEVVLNAPDAEISPEQASEPVPDLRELCGIGPDAPLAVYSGAAATQRGLDIMVESLPQLPDMHVAFVVLKPASEYMNRLTARAAELGVADRLHILPYVPHYQVVPFLASADVGVIPIHHWPNHEIALITKFFEYSHARLPLVVSDVKTMGEMVARTGQGEVFTAEDISDYVRAVKSVLADPAKYRNVYDSAGLLEEWTWEAQAEVLDGVYARLLGGSRSKSAKSVPQVVA comes from the coding sequence ATGGCGGTTGAGAGTTTGGTGGCGGAGCTGCAGCGCAGCTCCCGAGGCAAGATTGTCATGCTCGTCGACAACGGCGTGAACGGCGATTCCCGCGTCCAGAAGGAAGCACGTTCCATGGCTGCGGCCGGCTGGGACGTGGTCCTGCTGGGGAAGTCGCCGACGAAGAAGGACCAGCGCTGGCAGCTCGGTGACGCCGAAGTGCGGCTGCTGCACGTTCCGACCCCCCTGCACCGCAGGCGGCACGAGTACCGGCGGGCCGTGCTGCGCTCGCCGCTCGCGTACAGGCCGGGACCGCTCGCCGCCTACCGCAAGCAGCGGATGAAGGCGTGGCGGACCGAGCTGAACATTCAACTCATCCAGGCAGGTCGCGAGGGCTCGGCGCTCAGCAAGCTGAAGCTGCTGCCTCCGCGGGTCGTCTCCAAGTCCTTGAACAAGTGGGTGAAGCTGCGTGTGAAGCAGACGGATGCCCTTGAGCAGCGCCGCAAGGACATGAAGTCCCCGCTCGACCGCTTCACCACGGCGTTCTGGCTGCGCACGATGGGTGACCGGTCCTGGCGTCGGCTCGACCCGGCGCTGTGGGACATGGAGCTGGCCTACGGCAAGGTCATCGACTCCCTCAAGCCCGACCTGATCCACGCCAACGACTTCCGCATGCTCGGCGTGGGCGCCCGCGCCAAACTGCGCTCGGAGGCCAAGGGCCGTCCCGTCAAGCTGGTCTGGGACGCCCACGAGTTCCTGCCGGGCATCAAGCCGTGGAACTCCCATCCGCGCTGGCATATCGCGCAGTGTGCCTACGAGCGGGAGTTCTCCCGGTACGCCGATTCCGTTACGACGGTCTCCGAAACGCTCGCCGACATGCTGGCCGAGCAGCACGGTCTCAAGGCCAAGCCCGAGGTGGTGCTGAATGCGCCCGACGCGGAGATCTCGCCCGAGCAGGCATCCGAGCCCGTACCGGACCTGCGCGAACTGTGCGGCATCGGCCCCGACGCACCGCTTGCCGTGTACAGCGGTGCTGCGGCCACGCAGCGTGGCCTCGACATCATGGTCGAGTCGCTGCCCCAGCTGCCTGACATGCATGTCGCGTTCGTGGTGCTGAAGCCCGCGTCGGAGTACATGAACAGGCTGACGGCGCGGGCAGCAGAGCTGGGAGTGGCGGACCGGCTGCACATCCTGCCGTACGTTCCGCATTACCAGGTCGTTCCGTTCCTGGCCTCGGCGGATGTGGGAGTCATCCCGATCCACCACTGGCCGAACCACGAGATCGCCCTGATCACGAAGTTCTTCGAGTACTCGCACGCCCGACTGCCGCTCGTCGTCAGTGACGTCAAGACGATGGGTGAAATGGTTGCCCGCACCGGGCAGGGCGAGGTCTTCACGGCCGAGGACATTTCGGATTACGTCAGAGCCGTCAAGTCCGTGCTGGCAGACCCGGCGAAGTACCGCAACGTCTACGACTCCGCCGGTCTGCTCGAAGAGTGGACCTGGGAGGCGCAGGCCGAGGTGCTCGACGGGGTGTACGCCCGCCTGCTCGGTGGCTCGCGCAGCAAGTCCGCCAAGTCGGTTCCGCAGGTGGTGGCATGA
- a CDS encoding Gfo/Idh/MocA family protein, whose protein sequence is MTTAVLKAGLIGLGSMGRHHARVLAGLDGVKLVGVVDPMGDKNGWAQGAPVLSTVEELIALGIDYAVVACPTGLHEEVGLQLADAGVCALIEKPLADTVEGARRLVEAFESRDLVAGVGHIERCNPALLSLRSRLAAGELGDVYQVVTRRQGPFPHRIADVGVVKDLATHDIDLTGWVTGQTYTSIAAHTVSKSGRPHEDMVSAVGQLSDGTMVNHLVNWLSPLKERFTSVTGERGCYIADTLTADLTFHSNASVTTEWEALRAFRGVSEGDMIRYAIPKREPLLVEHELFRDAVRGEPADICTLRQGLRTVEVAASVLESARSGRTLVFETGEPANHGG, encoded by the coding sequence GTGACCACCGCCGTACTCAAGGCCGGACTGATCGGCCTGGGATCCATGGGGCGTCATCACGCCCGCGTACTCGCCGGACTCGACGGCGTGAAGCTGGTCGGCGTCGTCGACCCGATGGGGGACAAGAACGGCTGGGCGCAGGGCGCTCCCGTCCTGTCCACGGTCGAGGAGCTCATCGCCCTCGGCATCGACTACGCCGTCGTGGCGTGCCCTACCGGCCTGCACGAGGAAGTCGGCCTGCAGCTGGCCGACGCCGGTGTCTGCGCCCTGATCGAGAAGCCGCTCGCGGACACCGTCGAGGGCGCCCGCCGCCTCGTGGAAGCCTTCGAGTCGCGTGACCTGGTGGCCGGTGTCGGTCACATCGAGCGCTGCAACCCGGCGCTGCTCTCGCTGCGCAGCCGGCTGGCGGCGGGCGAGCTCGGCGACGTGTACCAGGTCGTCACCCGCCGCCAGGGCCCGTTCCCGCACCGCATCGCCGATGTCGGCGTCGTCAAGGACCTGGCCACGCACGACATCGACCTGACGGGCTGGGTGACCGGTCAGACGTACACGTCGATCGCCGCCCACACCGTGTCGAAGTCCGGCCGCCCGCATGAGGACATGGTCTCCGCCGTCGGCCAGCTCTCGGACGGCACGATGGTGAACCACCTGGTCAACTGGCTGAGCCCGCTCAAGGAGCGGTTCACCTCGGTCACCGGCGAGCGCGGCTGCTACATCGCCGACACCCTCACCGCCGACCTGACGTTCCACTCCAACGCCTCGGTGACCACCGAGTGGGAGGCGCTCCGCGCGTTCCGCGGTGTCTCCGAGGGCGACATGATCCGTTACGCCATCCCGAAGCGCGAGCCGCTGCTCGTCGAGCACGAGCTCTTCAGGGACGCTGTGCGGGGAGAGCCGGCCGACATCTGCACCCTGCGGCAGGGGCTCCGTACGGTCGAGGTGGCAGCTTCGGTGCTGGAGTCGGCCAGGAGTGGCCGGACGCTGGTCTTTGAGACAGGAGAGCCCGCTAACCATGGCGGTTGA
- a CDS encoding DegT/DnrJ/EryC1/StrS family aminotransferase, producing the protein MTSINEQPIPAARPVIGEEEIEAAVRVLRSGRVVQGPEVAAFEEGFSELVDGRHCVAVNSGTSALHLLLLALGIGPGDEVIVPSFSFAASANAVRLVGADVVFADIEPGSFGLDPAAVEAAITPRTAAIMPVHLYGHPAAMDKLMPIAEKHKLAVVEDACQAHAAALNGTPVGAFGAGGTFSFYPTKNMHSLEGGMVTTADAELARTLRLLRNQGMEQRYANEIVGANMRMTDVAAAVGRVQLTKVGGWTEQRRANAAYLDAHITTPAVITPPVAEGARHVYHQYTIRVRGDRDAAMAALTEAGVGNAVYYPTPIHRLKPYWEPDQKAGRTWDLPETERAAAEVVSLPVHPSLSEGELERIANAVNAMGANL; encoded by the coding sequence ATGACGAGCATCAACGAGCAGCCGATTCCTGCTGCCCGCCCGGTCATCGGTGAAGAAGAGATCGAGGCAGCCGTACGCGTTCTGCGCAGCGGACGCGTCGTACAGGGGCCGGAAGTGGCGGCGTTCGAGGAGGGCTTCTCGGAGCTGGTCGACGGCCGTCACTGCGTCGCCGTCAACTCGGGGACCTCCGCGCTGCACCTCCTGCTGCTCGCTCTGGGCATCGGCCCTGGCGACGAAGTGATCGTGCCTTCGTTCTCCTTCGCCGCGTCCGCCAACGCCGTCCGCCTCGTGGGCGCCGACGTCGTCTTCGCCGACATCGAGCCCGGCAGCTTCGGCCTGGACCCGGCAGCCGTCGAGGCGGCGATCACGCCGCGCACCGCCGCGATCATGCCGGTGCACCTCTACGGTCACCCGGCGGCCATGGACAAGCTCATGCCCATCGCCGAGAAGCACAAACTCGCCGTCGTCGAGGACGCCTGCCAGGCGCACGCCGCCGCGCTGAACGGAACCCCGGTGGGTGCCTTCGGAGCCGGCGGAACGTTCAGCTTCTACCCGACCAAGAACATGCACTCCCTCGAGGGCGGCATGGTCACCACGGCCGACGCCGAGCTCGCCCGCACCCTGCGCCTCCTGCGCAACCAGGGCATGGAGCAGCGGTACGCCAACGAGATCGTCGGCGCCAACATGCGCATGACGGACGTGGCCGCCGCGGTCGGCCGCGTACAGCTGACGAAGGTCGGCGGCTGGACCGAGCAGCGCCGCGCCAACGCCGCGTACCTCGACGCGCACATCACCACCCCGGCCGTGATCACCCCGCCGGTCGCCGAGGGCGCGCGCCACGTCTACCACCAGTACACGATCCGGGTCCGGGGTGACCGCGACGCCGCGATGGCCGCGCTCACCGAGGCGGGCGTCGGCAACGCCGTCTACTACCCGACGCCGATCCACCGGCTCAAGCCCTACTGGGAGCCGGACCAGAAGGCCGGCCGCACCTGGGACCTGCCGGAGACCGAGCGCGCCGCCGCCGAGGTCGTCTCGCTCCCCGTGCACCCGTCGCTCAGCGAGGGTGAACTGGAGCGGATCGCGAACGCAGTGAATGCCATGGGAGCGAACCTGTGA